The Coregonus clupeaformis isolate EN_2021a chromosome 13, ASM2061545v1, whole genome shotgun sequence genome includes a region encoding these proteins:
- the LOC123492243 gene encoding splicing factor 3A subunit 2-like, producing MIDLISGGKSPRQVESSYIHPPSPSGRVQLLPPSLLLRERPATSTLPPPQGEASYIHPPSSGRGQLHPPSLLLRERPATSTLPPQGEASYIHPPSSGRGQLHPPSLLLRERPATSTLPSSGRVQLHPPSLPLRERPATSTLPPQGEASYIHPPSSGRGQLHPPSLLLRERPATSTLPPQGEAIYIHPPSSSGRGQLHPPSLLLRERPATSTLPPPQGESSYIHPPSPSGRGQLHPPSLLRERPATSTLPPQGEASYIHPPSSSGRGQLHPPSLLRERPSTSTLPPPQGEASYIHPPSSSGKGQLHPPSLPLRESPATSTLPPPQGEASYIHPPSSGRGQLHPPSLLRERPATSTLPPPQGEASYIHPPSSGRGHLHPPSLLLRERPATSTLPPPQGEASYIHPPSPSGRGHLHPPPPPPRERPATSIPPNPPSSSGRGQIHPPSPFLRERPAT from the coding sequence ATGATTGATCTTATATCAGGAGGTAAATCCCCCCGTCAGGTAGAGTCCAGCTacatccaccctccctccccctcagggAGAGTCCAGCTActtccaccctccctcctcctcagggAGAGGCCAGCTacatccaccctccctccccctcagggAGAGGCCAGCTacatccaccctccctcctcagGGAGAGGCCAGCTacatccaccctccctcctcctcagggAGAGGCCAGCTacatccaccctccctcctcagGGAGAGGCCAGCTacatccaccctccctcctcagGGAGAGGCCAGCTacatccaccctccctcctcctcagggAGAGGCCAGCTAcatccaccctcccctcctcaGGGAGAGTCCAGCTacatccaccctccctccccctcagggAGAGGCCAGCTacatccaccctccctcctcagGGAGAGGCCAGCTacatccaccctccctcctcagGGAGAGGCCAGCTacatccaccctccctcctcctcagggAGAGGCCAGCTacatccaccctccctcctcagGGAGAGGCCATCTacatccaccctccctcctcctcagggAGAGGCCAGCTacatccaccctccctcctcctcagggAGAGGCCAGCTacatccaccctccctccccctcagggAGAGTCCAGCTacatccaccctccctccccctcagggAGAGGCCAGCTacatccaccctccctcctcagGGAGAGGCCAGCTacatccaccctccctcctcagGGAGAGGCCAGCTacatccaccctccctcctcctcagggAGAGGCCAGCTacatccaccctccctcctcagGGAGAGGCCATCTacatccaccctccctcctcctcagggAGAGGCCAGCTacatccaccctccctcctcctcagggAAAGGCCAGCTacatccaccctccctccccctcagggAGAGTCCAGCTacatccaccctccctccccctcagggAGAGGCCAGCTacatccaccctccctcctcagGGAGAGGCCAGCTacatccaccctccctcctcagGGAGAGGCCAGCTacatccaccctccctcctcctcagggAGAGGCCAGCTacatccaccctccctcctcagGGAGAGGCCATCTacatccaccctccctcctcctcagggAGAGGCCAGCTacatccaccctccctcctcctcagggAGAGGCCAGCTacatccaccctccctccccctcagggAGAGGCCATCTacatccacccccccccccccccagagagAGGCCAGCTACATCTATcccccctaaccctccctcctcctcagggAGAGGCCAgatacaccccccctcccccttcctcagGGAGAGGCCAGCTACATAG